Proteins from one Streptomyces genisteinicus genomic window:
- a CDS encoding CAP domain-containing protein: protein MGRHRRSAGAPVSAEHADGSARRHRGARRKRAGLPVKTGLLGASAAMAVGAVAVTTGLVPGGDTYTIGSSGSDSPAEIRTEGPSRLQTQGGASASPTDEASPSPSRTAEPSTSPSKPPAKTPSATPSEKPAEKTREAKKSEAPAAKRTAPAPAREKAPAPAPSTARPAPTTAAPSGAAAAEAAVLGLVNEERAQVGCAPVKASTSLANLARAHSTDMAARGFFDHTNPDGATPWDRADKAGVSGLGGENIARGQADAGAVMNAWMQSEGHRANILNCDFTTMGVGVHMGDGGPWWTQNFGF from the coding sequence ATGGGTCGCCATCGACGCTCCGCAGGCGCCCCCGTCTCCGCAGAGCATGCGGACGGGTCGGCACGCCGGCACCGCGGCGCGCGCCGGAAGCGGGCGGGCCTGCCCGTGAAGACCGGGCTGCTCGGCGCCTCCGCCGCCATGGCCGTCGGCGCCGTGGCCGTCACCACCGGGCTCGTCCCCGGCGGTGACACGTACACCATCGGCTCCTCCGGCAGCGACTCCCCCGCGGAGATACGCACCGAGGGGCCGTCGCGGCTCCAGACGCAGGGCGGCGCGAGCGCCTCCCCTACCGACGAGGCGTCGCCGTCGCCGAGCCGCACGGCAGAGCCCTCCACAAGCCCGTCGAAGCCGCCGGCGAAGACCCCCTCGGCCACGCCGTCGGAGAAGCCCGCCGAGAAGACCCGTGAGGCAAAGAAGTCCGAGGCCCCCGCGGCGAAGCGGACCGCGCCCGCCCCGGCCCGCGAGAAGGCTCCCGCTCCCGCGCCCTCCACCGCACGGCCCGCCCCGACCACCGCCGCGCCCTCGGGCGCCGCGGCAGCGGAGGCCGCCGTGCTCGGTCTGGTCAACGAGGAGCGCGCGCAGGTCGGCTGCGCACCGGTCAAGGCGAGCACCTCGCTGGCGAACCTGGCCCGCGCCCACTCGACGGACATGGCCGCCCGCGGCTTCTTCGACCACACCAACCCGGACGGCGCCACGCCGTGGGACCGCGCCGACAAGGCGGGGGTCTCCGGCCTCGGCGGCGAGAACATCGCCCGCGGCCAGGCGGACGCCGGGGCCGTGATGAACGCCTGGATGCAGAGCGAGGGCCACCGGGCGAACATCCTGAACTGCGACTTCACGACGATGGGCGTCGGTGTCCACATGGGCGACGGCGGCCCGTGGTGGACGCAGAACTTCGGCTTCTGA
- a CDS encoding acylphosphatase — protein MNDDARLTAWVRGRVQGVGFRWFTRENAMAIGGLRGFALNLDDGRVQIVAEGPRENCHRLLDWLCSGDTPGQVDGVTEIWATPRGGYPDFAIR, from the coding sequence ATGAACGACGATGCGCGACTCACCGCGTGGGTACGCGGCCGGGTACAGGGAGTGGGCTTCCGCTGGTTCACCAGGGAGAACGCCATGGCGATCGGCGGCCTGCGCGGCTTCGCCCTGAACCTGGACGACGGCCGGGTGCAGATCGTCGCCGAGGGCCCGCGTGAGAATTGCCACCGTCTGCTGGACTGGCTCTGCTCCGGCGACACTCCCGGACAGGTCGACGGCGTCACTGAGATCTGGGCCACGCCCCGGGGCGGATATCCGGACTTCGCGATCCGCTGA
- a CDS encoding SDR family NAD(P)-dependent oxidoreductase codes for MSPQNYLSELFALDGRVAVVTGGSSGIGKAIAGALARAGASVVIVARREAELVAAVDELTADGCRAAWVSADLGTRDGVRAAAEKAAAVYGEPDILVNNAGINLRPPMGEVDDEVWDRTMAVNLEAPHLLSQRFGPGMAARGFGRIIHVTSQQAHRAFVDSGAYGVSKGALESLARSQAEAWSPHGVTCNTLVPGFVLTPLNARLQSDTEKIGALAARTMIGRNGLPEDFAGAAVFLAGRGSAYVTGQSIFVDGGFSVH; via the coding sequence ATGAGCCCGCAGAACTATCTCTCCGAACTGTTCGCTCTCGACGGCCGGGTGGCCGTGGTCACCGGCGGCAGCTCGGGTATCGGCAAGGCCATCGCCGGCGCCCTCGCACGGGCCGGGGCGAGCGTGGTGATCGTCGCGCGCAGGGAGGCGGAACTCGTCGCCGCCGTGGACGAACTGACCGCGGACGGCTGCCGGGCCGCCTGGGTCAGCGCCGACCTCGGCACCCGGGACGGGGTGCGCGCGGCGGCCGAGAAGGCGGCAGCGGTCTACGGCGAGCCCGACATCCTCGTCAACAACGCCGGCATCAACCTGCGGCCGCCCATGGGCGAGGTGGACGACGAGGTCTGGGACCGGACGATGGCGGTGAACCTGGAGGCGCCCCACCTGCTGAGCCAGCGCTTCGGACCGGGCATGGCGGCACGCGGTTTCGGGCGGATCATCCACGTCACCTCGCAGCAGGCGCACCGCGCGTTCGTGGACAGCGGCGCCTACGGAGTCTCCAAGGGAGCCCTCGAATCCCTGGCCCGTTCCCAGGCCGAGGCGTGGTCGCCCCACGGGGTCACCTGCAACACCCTCGTCCCGGGATTCGTCCTGACCCCGCTGAACGCGCGGCTCCAGTCGGACACCGAGAAGATCGGGGCCCTCGCGGCCCGCACGATGATCGGCCGCAACGGGCTGCCCGAGGACTTCGCCGGCGCGGCGGTCTTCCTCGCCGGCCGCGGCTCCGCCTACGTCACCGGCCAGTCGATCTTCGTCGACGGCGGCTTCTCGGTGCACTGA